In Crinalium epipsammum PCC 9333, the following are encoded in one genomic region:
- a CDS encoding ATP-binding protein, with translation MKNQSNNSKILSNLLYFKLLPVLAMSGLLDLKPITAAREINAAVVNVSGRQRMLSQRTALFALRLVCTQDVVEQEKLRQELLAAINLMEKSHNGLINGDAEMKLPGNPSPTVEAMYFDLPLNLDKQVRNYITQARLLGEIDKSELTQDNFHLQYILNASATDLIKALDAVVSQYQQESDRQQLAIDLHLAELYQQSCEATEKAQAQSQKLEQALTDLRSYQTQLVQTEKMSSLGQLVAGVAHEINNPVNFIYGNLSHASEYVQNLLELLQLYQESNSKPSHKIQEKIEDIELDFLIEDMPKLLSSMKIGAERICQIVLSLKNFSRIDQSQMQVVNIHEGIDSTLLILQHRLKVRNGLSEIQVVKEYGDLPLVECYAGEINQVFMNLISNAIDAIEEVTDRPGQITICTELLPSDEIVVRIADNADGINRKIKARLFDPFFTTKPVGKGTGLGLSISYQIVAEKHHGKITCNSQPGQGTEFLIQLPVQQTRKSTAQLSTAFAAS, from the coding sequence ATGAAAAACCAATCTAACAATAGTAAAATTTTAAGCAACTTGTTGTATTTCAAATTGTTGCCAGTACTTGCTATGAGTGGTTTGTTAGATTTAAAGCCGATTACTGCGGCACGAGAAATTAATGCAGCAGTCGTTAATGTCAGTGGTCGTCAGCGAATGCTTTCTCAAAGAACTGCATTGTTCGCTTTGAGATTAGTTTGCACTCAAGACGTTGTGGAACAGGAAAAATTGCGTCAGGAACTACTAGCTGCAATTAACCTAATGGAAAAATCCCATAACGGATTAATTAATGGTGATGCGGAGATGAAACTACCTGGAAATCCATCGCCAACAGTTGAAGCAATGTACTTTGATTTGCCTCTCAATTTAGACAAGCAAGTTCGCAACTATATCACTCAAGCAAGACTGTTAGGGGAAATAGATAAATCTGAACTTACACAAGATAATTTTCATTTACAATACATTTTGAACGCCTCTGCAACTGATTTAATCAAAGCTTTAGATGCTGTTGTTAGTCAATATCAGCAAGAAAGCGATCGGCAACAGCTAGCAATTGACCTTCACTTAGCTGAACTTTATCAACAAAGTTGTGAGGCAACTGAAAAAGCTCAGGCTCAATCTCAGAAATTAGAGCAAGCATTGACAGATTTGCGATCGTATCAGACACAATTGGTGCAAACTGAAAAAATGTCTAGCCTTGGTCAATTAGTTGCTGGTGTAGCCCACGAAATTAATAATCCAGTTAACTTTATTTATGGTAATCTAAGCCACGCTAGCGAATACGTTCAAAATTTACTGGAATTATTACAACTTTATCAAGAAAGCAATTCCAAACCTAGTCATAAAATTCAAGAAAAAATTGAAGATATTGAACTAGATTTTCTGATTGAAGATATGCCCAAACTTTTATCTTCAATGAAAATTGGTGCTGAACGTATTTGTCAAATTGTGCTATCACTTAAGAATTTTTCTCGGATTGACCAATCACAGATGCAGGTTGTAAATATCCATGAAGGTATAGATAGCACTTTATTAATTTTGCAACATCGTTTAAAGGTAAGGAATGGACTTTCAGAAATACAAGTTGTCAAGGAGTATGGTGATTTGCCTCTGGTCGAGTGCTATGCTGGTGAGATAAATCAAGTATTTATGAATCTGATCAGCAATGCAATTGATGCTATTGAAGAAGTTACAGACCGCCCTGGTCAGATTACTATTTGCACAGAATTGTTGCCATCAGATGAAATTGTAGTGCGAATTGCTGATAACGCTGATGGTATAAATCGGAAAATAAAAGCTCGATTGTTTGATCCATTTTTTACGACTAAACCAGTGGGCAAAGGTACTGGTTTGGGTTTATCTATTAGCTATCAAATTGTAGCCGAGAAGCATCATGGGAAGATTACTTGTAATTCCCAGCCTGGACAAGGGACAGAATTTTTGATTCAGTTGCCAGTACAGCAAACTAGGAAAAGCACTGCACAGCTATCAACAGCATTTGCAGCATCTTAA
- the sbcC gene encoding exonuclease subunit SbcC: MIPIQLTLKNFFSYREASLDFRGLHTACICGANGAGKSSLLEAITWAIWGESRAATEDDVINAGALEVRVDFVFQYNQQTYRVIRTRQKGGSGSLEFQIETSNNNFRSLTEKGVRATQQLITGHLKLDYDTFINSAYLRQGRADEFMLRRPNERKQILADLLKLDQYEVLAEQAKDSSRQFKAKAEQLDLSLQSIQTQLQQKEAIALQQSEIETQLQQLQQVQEIDRQQLQQLQSLQHQRQTWQQQLTWQRQQYQNLTQDCDRLQQDIATNQRQQQQLESLIAQESQITTGYTEYLNLQATEEALAGKFQAYQDAQQQKQQLQQQLTEKINEINLQIRQKQAKLEALSQQEAEIQETLNKSAEITTALEQLQRSRTRLAQLDKLQLNVSPLLQRRANLQTEINRAQARLTAKLEEINSSVSQLYNQSVRQPQLQSRVVQVDTQIEQLEKKRVYQQRVQEKGQERRNLQERLQENQHTYERQIAELTQKLEMLKTPDASCPLCDRSLDEHHWNHVVEKTQTQQQEAQQQYWVIREQLAECERQREELRQEYRQLSQELAVYESLREQRGELAAQLQASSEVQVRLQQITVEKELLERSLTIGNYAVDLQDELQELDEYLQELQYDEKTHALARGEAERWRWAEIKQAQLKDAVRRQGLLDAQKPELLGKIASLETALIELQTNSELAQKLADVQQGIAELNYERSHHNIILASLRQAQSWQFRYQELNQAKQQYPEVGDRITLLNQSLQERLTNQQGINHQIEAMVNQLAEMADPTGEIRSLEQQIQQRRQQLDSYIANLGRLQHQKSQIETLQTQYELQQEQLQEFKRQFRIYDELSKAFGKNGIQALMIENVLPQLEAETNNILSRLSGNQLHVQFVTQKAGKSTRSRSAKASVKNAKLIDTLDILIADASGTRPYETYSGGEAFRINFAIRLALARMLAQRSGTALQLLIVDEGFGTQDQEGCDRLIAAINAIASDFACILTVTHMPQFKEAFQTRIEVRKTNNGSQLSLLT; encoded by the coding sequence ATGATCCCTATCCAACTCACTCTCAAAAATTTCTTCAGCTACCGCGAAGCATCTTTAGATTTTCGCGGACTGCATACTGCTTGCATCTGTGGCGCTAATGGTGCGGGTAAGTCTTCCCTTTTAGAAGCTATCACTTGGGCTATCTGGGGAGAAAGTCGCGCTGCTACAGAAGATGATGTGATTAATGCTGGTGCGCTAGAGGTGCGCGTTGATTTTGTCTTTCAATATAATCAGCAAACTTATCGCGTTATTCGCACTCGTCAAAAGGGCGGTAGTGGTTCCCTGGAATTTCAGATTGAAACCAGTAACAACAATTTCCGCTCTTTGACTGAAAAAGGGGTAAGAGCAACTCAACAGCTAATTACGGGACACCTGAAGCTGGATTATGATACTTTTATTAATTCTGCATACTTGCGTCAAGGTAGAGCAGATGAGTTTATGCTCAGACGACCAAATGAGCGTAAACAAATTTTGGCGGATTTGTTGAAGTTAGATCAATATGAAGTTTTGGCGGAACAAGCTAAGGATTCTTCGCGCCAGTTTAAAGCGAAGGCGGAACAGTTAGATCTGAGTTTACAATCAATTCAAACACAGTTGCAGCAAAAGGAAGCGATCGCACTTCAACAATCTGAGATTGAAACTCAACTGCAACAACTGCAACAAGTTCAAGAAATTGATCGCCAACAACTACAACAATTACAATCACTACAACATCAGCGTCAAACTTGGCAACAGCAATTAACTTGGCAGCGACAGCAATATCAGAATCTTACTCAAGATTGCGATCGCCTACAACAAGATATCGCTACCAACCAAAGACAACAGCAACAACTTGAATCTTTAATCGCACAAGAATCACAAATTACCACAGGTTATACAGAATACCTCAACCTGCAAGCGACAGAGGAAGCTTTGGCGGGTAAGTTTCAAGCATATCAAGATGCTCAACAACAAAAGCAACAGTTACAACAACAGTTAACTGAAAAAATTAATGAAATAAATTTACAAATTCGCCAGAAGCAAGCAAAGTTAGAAGCTTTAAGTCAACAAGAAGCAGAAATTCAAGAAACTTTAAATAAATCGGCGGAAATTACCACCGCTTTAGAACAATTACAGCGCAGTCGTACCCGTCTTGCTCAATTAGATAAACTACAACTAAATGTCTCTCCTCTGCTACAACGTCGCGCTAATTTACAAACTGAAATAAATCGCGCTCAGGCTCGACTAACTGCCAAACTAGAGGAAATAAACTCCTCAGTTTCTCAGTTATATAACCAGTCAGTACGTCAACCACAATTACAATCTCGCGTTGTGCAAGTAGATACTCAAATTGAACAATTAGAGAAAAAGCGAGTTTATCAACAGCGAGTGCAAGAAAAAGGGCAAGAAAGACGGAATCTTCAGGAACGTCTACAGGAAAATCAACACACTTATGAAAGACAAATAGCAGAATTGACGCAAAAACTGGAAATGTTAAAAACGCCAGATGCTAGTTGTCCATTATGCGATCGCTCTTTAGATGAACACCACTGGAATCACGTAGTCGAAAAAACCCAAACTCAACAACAAGAAGCACAACAACAATATTGGGTTATTCGAGAACAATTAGCCGAATGTGAAAGACAAAGAGAAGAATTAAGGCAAGAATATCGCCAATTATCCCAAGAATTAGCTGTTTATGAGTCATTGCGAGAACAACGGGGAGAACTAGCAGCGCAATTGCAAGCTAGCAGTGAAGTACAGGTGAGGTTGCAACAAATAACTGTTGAAAAAGAACTTTTAGAGCGATCGCTTACTATTGGTAATTACGCCGTTGATTTGCAAGACGAATTGCAAGAACTCGATGAATACTTGCAAGAACTACAATATGATGAAAAAACTCATGCTTTAGCTAGAGGCGAAGCTGAACGTTGGCGTTGGGCAGAAATTAAACAAGCACAACTTAAAGATGCTGTACGTCGTCAGGGGTTATTAGATGCACAAAAACCAGAACTTTTAGGGAAAATTGCCAGTTTAGAAACTGCTTTAATAGAGTTGCAAACTAATTCAGAACTAGCTCAAAAACTTGCCGATGTTCAGCAAGGTATTGCTGAACTAAATTATGAGCGATCGCACCATAACATCATACTTGCTTCCTTACGTCAAGCGCAATCTTGGCAATTCAGATATCAGGAATTAAACCAAGCGAAACAGCAATATCCAGAAGTAGGCGATCGCATCACCTTACTTAACCAAAGCTTACAAGAAAGATTAACTAACCAACAAGGAATTAATCATCAAATAGAAGCAATGGTTAATCAGTTAGCAGAAATGGCAGATCCTACTGGTGAAATCCGATCTTTAGAGCAACAAATCCAACAGCGAAGACAGCAATTAGATAGTTATATAGCTAATTTAGGAAGATTGCAACATCAAAAGAGCCAAATTGAAACATTACAAACTCAATATGAACTACAGCAAGAACAATTACAAGAATTTAAACGTCAATTTCGCATTTATGATGAATTAAGTAAAGCATTTGGTAAGAATGGTATTCAAGCATTAATGATTGAAAACGTCTTACCACAACTAGAAGCTGAAACTAATAATATCCTTTCCCGTCTGAGTGGAAATCAATTGCACGTACAATTTGTCACTCAAAAAGCTGGAAAAAGTACCAGATCTCGCAGCGCCAAAGCTTCAGTTAAAAACGCCAAATTAATTGATACATTGGATATTTTAATTGCTGATGCTAGCGGGACGCGACCTTATGAAACTTATTCTGGCGGGGAAGCATTTAGAATTAACTTTGCAATTCGTTTAGCCTTAGCGAGGATGTTAGCACAAAGATCTGGTACAGCCTTGCAATTATTAATAGTAGATGAAGGATTTGGGACACAGGATCAGGAAGGATGCGATCGCTTAATTGCAGCGATAAATGCGATCGCATCCGACTTTGCTTGCATCCTCACCGTCACCCATATGCCCCAATTTAAAGAAGCATTTCAAACCCGCATCGAAGTCCGCAAAACCAATAATGGATCTCAGTTAAGTTTGTTGACGTAA
- a CDS encoding nitrate reductase associated protein translates to MAKFFQFETDFVDSLRCIPMQVRMKLDTCGIKLKLQDWNHFSTSEREQLVEMPCTAATEIAAYREFVSNLVVEHTGTPAKDLPIEEHPAWLNVTTIPDDVSEKAEEFQVKLTPDKWANLTPEQRFALIKLSRPSHENKNFLPALQEFNLN, encoded by the coding sequence ATGGCTAAATTTTTTCAATTTGAAACAGATTTTGTAGATTCATTACGTTGTATCCCCATGCAAGTACGGATGAAATTAGATACTTGCGGTATTAAGCTGAAATTGCAAGACTGGAATCATTTTAGCACCTCTGAACGAGAGCAACTGGTAGAAATGCCTTGCACAGCAGCAACAGAAATAGCAGCATATAGAGAGTTTGTAAGTAATTTAGTTGTAGAACATACAGGTACACCAGCGAAAGATTTACCTATAGAGGAACATCCTGCTTGGTTGAATGTGACAACTATTCCTGATGATGTGAGCGAAAAAGCTGAAGAATTTCAGGTGAAATTAACTCCTGACAAGTGGGCAAATTTAACTCCAGAACAACGTTTTGCTTTAATTAAGCTGAGTCGTCCTAGCCACGAGAATAAAAACTTTTTACCAGCCCTGCAAGAATTTAATCTGAATTAA
- a CDS encoding phosphate-starvation-inducible PsiE family protein — translation MGFLRKVVKTINGVGSDEQFLEFIESVETAVSKVLSLAMVAVIIIAVVDLGILLFKEVLNPSIANFNEVLVKLFGVFLNILIALELLENITAYLRKHVIQVELVIVTSLIAVSRKLIILDLQKVDGSELIGLSLAILTLAISYWIIRLSEPSAH, via the coding sequence ATGGGTTTTTTGAGGAAAGTTGTTAAAACAATTAACGGGGTTGGATCTGACGAGCAGTTTCTTGAGTTTATTGAAAGCGTAGAAACTGCTGTTTCTAAAGTACTATCTTTGGCGATGGTTGCTGTAATTATCATTGCTGTGGTTGATTTAGGAATATTGCTTTTTAAAGAAGTATTAAATCCCTCTATTGCCAATTTCAACGAAGTTTTAGTAAAGCTGTTTGGGGTATTTTTAAATATTTTAATAGCTTTAGAACTTTTAGAAAATATCACAGCTTACTTGCGTAAGCACGTTATTCAAGTAGAATTAGTTATTGTTACTTCTTTGATTGCAGTATCTCGAAAACTAATTATTCTAGATCTTCAAAAAGTTGATGGTTCTGAGCTAATTGGTTTATCGCTCGCAATTTTGACTTTAGCAATTAGTTACTGGATTATTCGTCTTAGTGAACCTTCAGCGCATTAG
- a CDS encoding molybdopterin oxidoreductase family protein — translation MTDATKTLCPYCGVGCGLEVSPPAQPGKATNRDSKGTPIWKVQGDRTHPSSQGMVCVKGATIAESLNKDRLHYPMMRDSLDQPFQRVSWEEALDRIVQRFKTVLATQGSDGVCMYGSGQFQTQDYYIAQKLLKGCLGTNNFDANSRLCMSSAVAGYIQSFGSDGPPCCYDDLELTDCAFLIGTNTAECHPIVFNRLRKYHKKNQHVKMIVVDPRRTPTAEAADLHLAIKPGTDIDLLNGIAHLLMRWGYIDSEFIEECTNNFPAFAEVISHYPPEVVAKICGIEEREIEIAAQYWAESKRVLSLWSMGVNQSSEGTAKVRNIINLHLMTGQIGKPGAGPFSLTGQPNAMGGREAGGLSHILPGYRLVKNPQHRAEVEQAWGLTPGAISPNPGRTAWDMITGLETGDVGLLWIAATNPAVSMPDLVRTKAALMRSPFTIYQDAYYPTETAAFAHVLLPAAQWGEKTGVMTNSERVITLCPAFKPPVGDGRPDWEIFAEVGRRLGFADKFAFKNSAEVYAEFVELTRDRPCDQTGISHERLHQEGPIQWPCADSSINNIDRHNSRPKVLDRTPKRMYTDFRFNTPDGRARFGAYHSRGLAEPADPNYPFVLTTGRLYGHWHTLTRTGRIDKIKQMHPNPFIEIHPRDAVGLGITDGELLEVRSRRGRGRFPALITKAIAPGTVFVPMHWGSLWADQAEANALTHPEACPDSLQPELKACAVQLLPVRNHIETPQALLESPKSSILSAAPSA, via the coding sequence ATGACTGACGCAACCAAAACACTATGTCCTTACTGTGGCGTTGGCTGCGGTTTGGAAGTTTCCCCCCCAGCGCAACCAGGAAAAGCAACTAATCGGGATAGTAAAGGTACTCCGATCTGGAAAGTGCAGGGCGATCGCACTCATCCTTCTAGCCAGGGAATGGTTTGTGTCAAAGGCGCGACAATTGCTGAGTCTCTCAATAAAGACCGCTTACACTATCCAATGATGCGCGATTCTTTGGATCAACCCTTCCAGCGTGTTAGTTGGGAAGAAGCATTAGATCGGATTGTCCAACGCTTTAAAACCGTACTAGCAACCCAAGGATCAGATGGGGTTTGTATGTACGGATCTGGTCAGTTTCAAACCCAAGATTACTATATTGCTCAAAAGTTACTGAAAGGATGCTTGGGTACAAATAATTTTGATGCTAACTCGCGTCTATGTATGTCTTCTGCGGTTGCGGGTTATATTCAAAGCTTTGGCTCTGATGGACCACCTTGTTGCTACGACGATTTAGAATTAACAGATTGTGCTTTTTTAATTGGTACTAATACTGCGGAATGTCACCCAATTGTATTTAACCGTTTGCGGAAATACCACAAGAAAAATCAGCACGTCAAAATGATTGTGGTAGATCCGCGCCGTACCCCAACAGCAGAAGCAGCAGATTTGCATTTAGCAATTAAACCAGGCACAGATATAGATTTACTCAATGGTATTGCTCACTTATTAATGCGTTGGGGATATATTGATTCTGAATTTATTGAAGAGTGTACCAATAACTTTCCCGCTTTTGCTGAGGTAATTTCCCACTACCCGCCAGAGGTGGTAGCAAAAATTTGTGGAATTGAAGAACGAGAAATAGAAATAGCTGCTCAGTATTGGGCTGAGTCTAAGCGGGTTTTGTCTCTGTGGTCAATGGGTGTTAACCAATCTTCAGAAGGTACTGCCAAGGTACGCAACATTATTAACTTGCACTTGATGACTGGTCAAATTGGTAAACCAGGTGCGGGGCCATTTTCTCTGACAGGACAACCAAATGCAATGGGCGGTAGAGAAGCGGGCGGACTGTCTCACATTTTACCTGGCTATCGTTTGGTAAAAAATCCCCAACATCGTGCGGAAGTTGAACAAGCGTGGGGGTTAACTCCTGGGGCGATTTCACCGAATCCAGGTAGAACCGCCTGGGATATGATTACAGGTTTAGAAACTGGTGATGTCGGTTTGTTGTGGATTGCTGCAACTAATCCTGCTGTAAGTATGCCAGATTTAGTTCGTACAAAAGCGGCATTAATGCGATCGCCTTTTACAATTTACCAGGATGCTTACTACCCCACAGAAACGGCGGCTTTTGCTCACGTTTTACTTCCGGCGGCGCAGTGGGGTGAGAAAACTGGAGTAATGACTAATTCTGAGCGAGTTATTACTTTATGTCCAGCATTTAAACCCCCAGTAGGAGATGGTAGACCAGATTGGGAAATTTTTGCAGAAGTAGGGCGCAGATTAGGTTTTGCAGATAAATTTGCTTTCAAAAACTCGGCTGAAGTTTATGCAGAATTTGTGGAGTTGACACGCGATCGCCCCTGCGATCAAACTGGTATCAGTCACGAACGTTTGCACCAAGAAGGCCCAATTCAGTGGCCTTGTGCTGATAGTTCTATTAATAATATCGATCGTCACAACTCTAGACCCAAAGTTTTAGACCGCACACCCAAACGGATGTATACAGATTTTCGCTTCAATACTCCTGATGGGCGGGCGCGGTTTGGTGCGTATCATTCACGGGGACTTGCGGAACCTGCCGATCCTAATTATCCCTTTGTGTTAACAACAGGTAGGTTGTATGGTCACTGGCATACATTAACTCGTACAGGGAGAATTGACAAGATCAAACAAATGCACCCAAACCCATTTATTGAAATTCATCCCCGTGATGCTGTGGGGTTGGGGATCACAGATGGGGAATTATTGGAAGTGCGATCGCGTCGTGGTCGGGGTCGTTTTCCTGCTTTAATTACAAAAGCGATCGCCCCTGGTACAGTATTTGTCCCCATGCACTGGGGTTCACTATGGGCAGATCAAGCTGAAGCCAACGCCTTGACTCACCCAGAAGCTTGTCCTGACTCGTTACAACCAGAATTAAAAGCTTGCGCCGTGCAATTACTACCTGTGAGAAACCACATAGAAACTCCTCAAGCTTTGCTGGAATCCCCAAAATCTAGTATTCTCTCAGCAGCACCTTCTGCATAA
- a CDS encoding NarK family nitrate/nitrite MFS transporter translates to MLKGLLSFQGRYRILHMTWFAFFLTFVCWFNFSPFATTIAKDLGITEPQIKTLLICNLALTIPARIIIGMLLDRFGPRITYSCLLVFALVPCLATSFAQDFNQLVISRLLMGIVGSGFVIGIRMVSEWFTPKEIGSAQGIYGGWGNFGAFGAEFALPTIGIATAFLAGGASNWRLAIALTGIISAIYGVIYYNSVQDTPTGKVYKRPKKNGAMEVTSAKSFYALLVSNFGLIFALGVLTWRLMKVKFFDTTGMYIVWALLLALYAYQSYKAWEVNKDVVTGVKTYPPSERYEFRQVALLEFTYVTNFGSELAAVSMLPVFFEKTFGLEHVVAGMIAATYPFLNLFSRPSGGLISDKLGSRKWTMTIVSVGIGVGYLLAHFINKDWALPLAIAVTLFAAYFAQAGCGATYGIVPLIKKESTGQIAGNVGAYGNFGGVIYLTIFSLTDAPTLFTTMGIAALICAFMCAFFLKEPKGSFAAQYEGETPATTVAADGLLIDGQEQG, encoded by the coding sequence ATGCTCAAAGGATTACTTTCATTTCAGGGGCGATACCGCATCCTGCACATGACATGGTTTGCTTTCTTTCTCACGTTTGTATGCTGGTTTAACTTTTCTCCTTTCGCCACAACAATTGCGAAAGATTTAGGAATTACAGAGCCACAAATTAAAACATTACTAATTTGTAACCTTGCCCTAACAATTCCAGCCCGGATTATTATTGGGATGCTGCTGGATCGTTTTGGTCCAAGAATCACCTACTCATGTTTGCTGGTATTTGCGCTAGTCCCCTGTTTGGCTACATCCTTCGCGCAAGACTTTAATCAGCTAGTGATCAGCCGTCTGCTGATGGGGATTGTCGGATCTGGGTTTGTCATCGGCATCCGCATGGTGTCAGAATGGTTCACACCCAAAGAGATTGGGAGCGCCCAAGGTATTTACGGCGGTTGGGGTAATTTTGGTGCTTTCGGTGCAGAGTTTGCATTACCCACAATTGGGATAGCAACTGCCTTTTTAGCTGGTGGTGCATCTAACTGGCGTTTGGCGATCGCTCTTACAGGTATTATCTCCGCTATTTATGGCGTAATTTACTACAACAGCGTCCAAGATACTCCTACAGGTAAAGTTTACAAGCGCCCTAAGAAAAATGGCGCAATGGAAGTCACCAGTGCTAAAAGCTTCTACGCTCTATTAGTTTCTAATTTTGGCTTAATTTTTGCCCTTGGTGTCTTAACTTGGCGCTTAATGAAAGTTAAGTTCTTCGATACCACAGGAATGTATATAGTTTGGGCGTTGTTACTAGCTTTGTATGCCTACCAAAGTTATAAAGCATGGGAAGTTAATAAAGATGTTGTTACTGGCGTTAAAACCTACCCTCCATCTGAACGCTATGAGTTCCGTCAAGTAGCACTGCTAGAGTTTACTTATGTAACTAACTTTGGTTCAGAATTAGCAGCAGTGTCCATGCTACCTGTGTTTTTTGAAAAAACCTTTGGACTTGAACACGTTGTTGCAGGGATGATTGCTGCTACCTATCCTTTCTTAAATTTATTTTCTCGTCCTAGTGGTGGTTTAATTTCCGATAAACTTGGTAGCCGCAAGTGGACAATGACGATAGTATCGGTAGGAATTGGAGTTGGCTATCTGTTAGCGCATTTTATCAATAAAGATTGGGCATTACCTTTAGCGATCGCTGTCACCCTGTTTGCTGCTTACTTTGCTCAAGCTGGTTGCGGTGCTACATACGGAATTGTACCCCTGATTAAGAAGGAAAGTACTGGACAAATTGCAGGTAATGTTGGTGCTTATGGCAACTTCGGTGGTGTAATTTATCTCACAATTTTCAGCTTAACTGATGCACCTACCTTGTTTACCACAATGGGAATTGCCGCGCTGATCTGCGCCTTTATGTGTGCTTTCTTCCTCAAAGAACCCAAAGGTTCCTTTGCTGCACAATATGAAGGTGAAACTCCAGCAACTACAGTTGCAGCAGATGGGCTGCTAATAGATGGACAAGAACAAGGCTAA